From a region of the Marinomonas mediterranea MMB-1 genome:
- a CDS encoding B12-binding domain-containing radical SAM protein, giving the protein MTVLLMTPPMTQLNTPYPATAYLTGFLRSRNYDAIQRDPAIELFLEMMTSDGLDIIRQHVEDNFEQFNDDELPDVIYAFLSEFDRYSLCVEPVIRFLQGKDPSLALRIVSRRFLPEGPAFDAIEQMTAISGDVLQNAFGDLGVQDKAKYLATLFINDLSAVITQGVDPHFEVSRYGERLAAANPSFDDLYDILMGEPSFSSEILEQLVELYLEETQPSVVALTVPFPGNMLGALRIAQTCKAINPDIAIVMGGGFVNTELRALKDPRVFEFVDFICVDDGERPFMTLLEYLDGQREVDELVRTYCLAEDENGELFVHFNDNKALHDIPQTDVAAPVYDGLPLNDYLSLCEMLNPMHRIWSDGRWNKLTIAHGCYWRKCSFCDVSLDYIDRYDAAGADILVDRIEQLIEETGQTGFHFVDEAAPPKALFALANRLIERGVVISWWGNIRFEKTFTPERCQLLADSGCIAVSGGLEVASDRLLKLMKKGVSVEQVARVTKGFSDAGILVHAYLMYGFPTQTEQETIDSLEMVRQMMSSGCFQSAYWHRFAATIHSPIGINPDDYGITLADRPETRFAENDVDFFDPIDTDHDMLGRGLRKSLYNYMHGIGFDQPMNFWFDQPVSKTSVKKSLIENAINNVIVSS; this is encoded by the coding sequence ATGACCGTTCTTTTAATGACTCCCCCAATGACTCAGTTGAATACGCCCTATCCAGCAACGGCCTATTTAACCGGGTTCTTGCGATCTCGTAATTACGATGCGATACAACGAGATCCCGCCATTGAGTTGTTTTTAGAAATGATGACATCCGACGGCTTGGATATCATCCGCCAACATGTGGAAGACAATTTTGAGCAATTCAATGACGATGAGCTACCCGACGTTATTTATGCCTTCTTGTCGGAGTTCGATCGATATTCATTGTGCGTTGAACCTGTTATTCGCTTCTTACAGGGTAAAGACCCCAGTTTAGCCTTGCGTATCGTATCGCGCCGCTTTTTACCGGAAGGCCCGGCTTTCGATGCCATTGAACAAATGACCGCTATTTCTGGTGACGTTCTGCAAAACGCTTTCGGCGATCTAGGCGTACAAGATAAAGCCAAATATCTTGCAACACTCTTTATCAATGATTTATCAGCGGTCATTACGCAGGGCGTCGATCCTCATTTTGAAGTCAGCCGTTATGGCGAACGTTTAGCTGCAGCAAACCCAAGCTTCGACGACCTGTACGACATATTGATGGGGGAACCAAGTTTTAGCTCTGAAATTCTAGAACAGCTTGTCGAACTCTATCTAGAAGAAACACAGCCGAGCGTGGTCGCGCTGACTGTACCCTTTCCGGGCAATATGCTGGGCGCATTGCGCATTGCGCAAACGTGCAAAGCAATCAACCCCGATATTGCCATTGTGATGGGCGGTGGTTTTGTTAATACGGAATTACGTGCACTAAAAGACCCACGCGTCTTCGAATTTGTCGATTTTATTTGTGTTGACGATGGCGAGCGACCGTTTATGACGTTACTTGAATACCTTGACGGTCAACGAGAGGTAGACGAGTTAGTACGTACTTACTGTCTCGCTGAAGACGAAAATGGCGAGCTTTTTGTCCATTTCAATGACAACAAAGCACTGCATGATATACCGCAAACCGATGTCGCTGCCCCGGTGTACGATGGTTTACCGCTCAATGACTATTTGTCACTTTGCGAAATGCTCAACCCGATGCACCGAATTTGGAGCGATGGACGCTGGAACAAGCTAACCATTGCTCATGGGTGTTATTGGCGCAAATGCAGCTTCTGCGATGTCAGCCTAGATTACATCGATCGCTACGACGCAGCTGGTGCCGACATTTTGGTCGACCGTATAGAACAGCTCATAGAAGAAACAGGACAAACAGGCTTTCATTTCGTCGATGAAGCCGCCCCGCCAAAAGCCTTGTTTGCATTGGCTAACCGCTTAATCGAACGCGGAGTGGTCATCAGCTGGTGGGGGAACATCCGCTTCGAGAAAACCTTCACACCTGAACGCTGCCAACTTCTGGCCGATTCGGGCTGTATTGCGGTAAGCGGCGGTCTCGAAGTGGCTTCTGACCGCTTACTTAAGTTAATGAAAAAAGGCGTCAGCGTAGAGCAAGTGGCACGTGTCACTAAGGGATTCAGCGATGCCGGTATCTTAGTGCATGCCTATCTCATGTATGGCTTCCCAACTCAAACCGAGCAAGAGACCATCGACTCGCTGGAAATGGTACGTCAAATGATGTCGAGTGGCTGTTTTCAATCCGCTTATTGGCACCGCTTCGCGGCAACGATTCACAGCCCTATCGGGATTAATCCAGATGACTACGGCATCACTCTGGCTGATCGCCCTGAAACGCGCTTCGCTGAGAATGACGTCGATTTCTTTGACCCAATCGATACTGACCACGATATGCTCGGCAGAGGACTTAGAAAATCACTCTACAACTACATGCATGGCATTGGTTTTGATCAGCCGATGAATTTCTGGTTTGACCAACCCGTAAGTAAAACATCGGTGAAAAAATCACTGATTGAAAACGCGATAAACAATGTCATCGTGAGTAGCTAA
- a CDS encoding methyl-accepting chemotaxis protein has translation MSSLSIRVKLVFLSGCFAACLVGILIVVSTQSIRAMNEFASSELNELQRGQAETLLRSTADQVKTKVRVFLESTASTTINFAALLSQTAKGNGGEPYLRERVHDMAQGLLKSTPTMSALYAQFEEDGYDGLDRRYPKSTLFTSDVGTLDVYWVLEDGQFVPYESDSSKKYVSSLDDNGVRESEWYLCSYDTAEPCLLDPYLYEISEGNSVLMTSYTEPVLVDGAFVGLVGADVNLPEIQVQVQTLAKDLFSGQGGITIVSQRGVIVASSVFSSSLGSNINVTDLNTDDLKQDGLVKGSDEWRFTSHFDIGNAAQNWTVYLSVPTDVLLAPSIELNTTLEQKTNQSVMLLLGLGLSLILVGLVIIYGIVRSVTSPLSGIAARMKALASEEGDLTQRLGPQKHLELIQLAQGFNLFVEKLQDMVKRLNAQRSVVASSNEHFVGITAQVDQSISSQTDQIQSVVTAVTEMSSSAFEVANLAQDNGQATNEMSGYLSASFALVQQNCSQVGMLASELDRANVQVARVSERSDAIYGILDTIRGIAEQTNLLALNAAIEAARAGEQGRGFAVVADEVRSLAARTQGSTEEVDELIKALQDDVRSAVSLLDQSRTNVSATVEAANESAEKLGFVNDRVTMISQNSSQVASAATEQSNVAEEINKNLVVISDAAQSLREVVSGLSSSHTDNVEAVNQLNLILSKLKV, from the coding sequence ATGTCGAGTCTAAGTATCAGGGTTAAACTTGTGTTTTTGTCTGGCTGTTTTGCAGCGTGTTTAGTGGGGATATTAATTGTCGTGTCGACTCAATCGATACGTGCGATGAATGAGTTTGCATCTAGTGAGCTGAATGAATTGCAGCGCGGGCAAGCAGAAACATTATTACGCTCAACCGCTGATCAGGTAAAAACTAAAGTACGTGTTTTTTTGGAGTCTACCGCGTCGACGACCATTAACTTTGCAGCCTTGTTATCACAAACCGCGAAAGGTAATGGTGGAGAGCCGTATTTGCGTGAGCGAGTACACGATATGGCACAAGGCTTACTAAAAAGTACACCAACCATGAGTGCATTGTACGCCCAATTTGAAGAAGATGGTTACGATGGGTTGGACCGCCGTTATCCAAAAAGTACCTTATTTACCTCAGATGTTGGCACGTTGGATGTGTATTGGGTGCTAGAGGATGGACAGTTTGTTCCCTATGAGTCGGACTCATCTAAAAAGTATGTGAGCAGTTTAGATGACAATGGCGTACGTGAATCGGAGTGGTATCTATGTTCATATGACACCGCTGAGCCATGTTTGCTGGATCCTTACCTCTATGAAATCTCTGAAGGTAACAGCGTTTTAATGACGAGTTACACTGAACCGGTTTTAGTCGATGGTGCGTTTGTTGGTTTAGTTGGGGCTGATGTCAATTTACCGGAGATACAGGTACAGGTACAGACGCTGGCAAAAGATTTATTTAGCGGACAGGGCGGTATAACGATTGTGAGTCAGCGTGGCGTTATTGTTGCGTCCAGTGTCTTTTCATCGTCGTTGGGTTCGAATATTAACGTAACCGATTTGAATACGGATGACCTAAAGCAAGATGGATTGGTAAAAGGCTCAGACGAATGGCGTTTTACTAGCCATTTTGACATCGGTAATGCAGCTCAAAATTGGACGGTTTATCTCTCAGTACCGACCGATGTTTTATTAGCGCCATCGATAGAATTAAACACAACTTTGGAACAAAAAACCAATCAGTCCGTCATGTTACTTTTAGGACTAGGCTTGAGCTTAATCCTAGTTGGATTGGTTATTATTTACGGCATCGTGCGTTCTGTTACCTCACCATTAAGTGGCATTGCGGCCCGAATGAAAGCGCTCGCCTCTGAAGAAGGGGATCTGACGCAGCGTCTAGGGCCGCAAAAGCACCTTGAACTAATACAGCTTGCACAAGGTTTTAATCTTTTCGTTGAAAAGCTTCAAGATATGGTGAAACGACTAAACGCACAGCGTAGTGTCGTGGCGTCATCAAATGAACATTTTGTTGGTATCACTGCTCAAGTTGATCAGTCTATTTCTTCTCAAACTGATCAAATTCAGTCAGTTGTTACCGCTGTTACTGAGATGTCTAGTTCCGCCTTTGAGGTTGCGAATCTGGCGCAAGACAATGGTCAAGCAACAAATGAAATGAGCGGCTATTTAAGCGCGTCATTTGCTTTGGTTCAGCAGAACTGTTCTCAGGTCGGAATGCTAGCGTCGGAACTTGATCGTGCAAATGTTCAAGTGGCAAGAGTCTCAGAGCGAAGTGACGCTATATACGGAATTTTGGATACGATTAGAGGCATTGCTGAACAAACTAATCTACTTGCATTAAATGCAGCGATTGAAGCGGCTCGTGCGGGTGAACAAGGGCGCGGTTTTGCGGTAGTGGCCGATGAGGTTCGAAGTTTGGCTGCACGGACGCAAGGTTCAACAGAAGAAGTTGATGAGCTAATTAAAGCGCTGCAAGACGATGTGCGCTCTGCCGTTAGTTTGCTAGATCAGAGTCGGACAAACGTTAGTGCTACAGTTGAAGCTGCTAATGAGAGTGCAGAAAAGCTCGGGTTTGTTAACGATCGCGTTACCATGATCTCCCAAAACTCCTCTCAAGTCGCGTCAGCGGCGACAGAGCAGTCGAATGTAGCAGAAGAGATAAACAAAAACCTTGTGGTAATCAGCGATGCTGCTCAATCATTGAGAGAGGTCGTCTCTGGTCTATCATCAAGCCATACCGATAATGTTGAAGCGGTTAACCAGCTCAATTTAATCCTATCTAAGTTGAAGGTGTAG
- a CDS encoding cupin domain-containing protein translates to MNNVFSDIPKSIPDEIFEDILSTGNIRIERIVSDGHSSPDVGWYDQSEHEWVLVLKGQGVIEFEAGRICTLSEGDFINIEAGTKHKVLSTSPDEVTIWLAIFYS, encoded by the coding sequence ATGAATAATGTATTTTCAGATATTCCAAAGAGTATTCCTGACGAAATATTTGAGGACATTCTTTCAACAGGCAATATTCGTATTGAACGTATAGTGTCTGATGGCCACAGCTCTCCTGATGTTGGTTGGTATGATCAGTCTGAACATGAGTGGGTTCTCGTGTTAAAAGGGCAAGGTGTTATTGAGTTTGAAGCGGGGCGTATCTGCACTTTATCAGAGGGCGATTTCATTAATATCGAAGCAGGCACTAAGCATAAAGTGTTGAGCACTTCCCCTGACGAAGTCACAATTTGGCTCGCCATTTTTTATTCCTAA
- the rep gene encoding DNA helicase Rep, whose amino-acid sequence MSQPVPSIAQRLKSLNNRQLEAVKQIDGPLLVLAGAGSGKTSVITTKIAYLIQTCGFKASSIVAVTFTNKAAREMKERVVSMLSKQESRGLSISTFHTLGLNILRREYRKAGLKEGFTLFDSQDGQALIKEILDKEFNGQTDSVGFCQHTISNWKNDLIPPQQAMVNADTEELLLAAQVYTQYQRYLRAYNAVDFDDLILLPVSLLISDDALRDKWQKKVRYLLVDECQDTNTSQYELIRLLAGFRRCFTLVGDDDQSIYAWRGARPENLEQLSVDYPNLKLVKLEQNYRSTKTILKSANTLIANNPHVYDKSLWSDLGIGDPIRVMVTRNEDAECERVAAEIQSRHLRNEIPYKDFAVLYRGNHQARLLEIKLQAYRIPYKMNGGTSFFSRAEIKDLMGYLRLLVNPEDDNAFLRVINLPRRDIGPATLEKVGLLANDLKVSLLAAAGDKALEESVSGKPLKSIQEFTRWMDTLRKSLEKGSPIPVIEQMIYDIDYYGWLQEQASSPKAAERRIENVRFLIESIQRMMESAWEEDADAGLDQAIAKLLLIDMLERQEEEEDEDKVQLLTLHASKGLEYPHVFLIGCEEELLPHRNSIENDDIEEERRLAYVGITRAKRTLCITMASKRRQFGEEMDCLPSRFLDELPPEDLVWEGRGDESEQQKKEQGKASLSALKAMLNK is encoded by the coding sequence ATGAGCCAACCCGTACCTTCAATTGCACAGCGATTAAAGAGTCTTAACAATCGCCAGCTCGAAGCCGTCAAACAAATAGATGGGCCACTTCTGGTGCTCGCTGGGGCTGGGTCAGGAAAAACCAGTGTAATCACAACCAAAATAGCCTATCTGATTCAAACATGTGGCTTCAAAGCGTCGAGTATTGTTGCGGTTACTTTTACCAATAAAGCCGCACGTGAAATGAAAGAGCGTGTTGTAAGCATGCTCTCGAAGCAAGAAAGTCGTGGCTTGAGTATTTCGACTTTCCATACATTAGGCCTCAATATCTTACGGCGCGAATACCGCAAAGCGGGCTTAAAAGAAGGCTTTACACTGTTTGACTCTCAAGACGGTCAAGCACTGATAAAAGAAATATTGGATAAAGAATTTAACGGTCAAACGGATTCCGTTGGATTTTGTCAGCACACAATATCCAATTGGAAGAATGATCTCATTCCGCCACAGCAAGCCATGGTCAATGCCGATACCGAAGAACTGTTGCTCGCCGCTCAAGTGTATACGCAATATCAGAGGTATCTGCGTGCCTATAATGCGGTTGATTTCGATGATCTGATTTTACTGCCTGTTAGTCTGCTCATATCCGATGATGCATTACGTGATAAATGGCAGAAAAAAGTACGTTATTTATTAGTAGATGAGTGTCAGGACACCAATACCAGTCAGTACGAGTTGATTCGCTTGTTGGCGGGTTTTCGTCGTTGTTTTACGTTAGTTGGAGATGACGACCAGTCTATCTATGCTTGGCGCGGTGCTCGTCCAGAGAACCTCGAACAACTTTCTGTTGATTACCCAAATTTAAAACTGGTTAAGCTTGAACAAAACTATCGCTCAACAAAAACGATATTAAAATCAGCGAACACATTGATCGCAAACAACCCGCATGTCTACGATAAATCGTTATGGAGCGATTTAGGTATTGGCGATCCTATTCGTGTGATGGTGACTCGCAACGAAGACGCTGAATGTGAGCGTGTTGCTGCTGAAATCCAATCACGACACCTTCGTAATGAAATTCCCTATAAAGATTTTGCGGTGCTTTATCGCGGCAATCATCAAGCTCGTCTCTTAGAGATAAAGCTACAGGCTTATCGAATCCCTTATAAAATGAACGGCGGAACCTCATTTTTCTCGCGAGCTGAAATAAAGGATTTGATGGGGTATCTAAGGCTATTAGTGAACCCAGAAGATGATAATGCATTCTTGCGGGTGATTAACCTTCCCAGACGCGACATTGGCCCTGCAACGCTAGAGAAGGTTGGACTTTTAGCAAATGATTTAAAAGTCAGTTTACTTGCCGCCGCGGGCGATAAGGCGTTGGAAGAGAGCGTCTCTGGTAAACCGCTAAAAAGCATTCAAGAGTTTACTCGTTGGATGGACACCTTGCGGAAAAGCTTGGAAAAAGGCTCACCCATTCCGGTCATCGAGCAAATGATCTACGACATTGACTACTATGGTTGGCTGCAAGAGCAAGCAAGCTCGCCCAAAGCGGCTGAACGTCGTATTGAAAATGTACGTTTTCTGATTGAATCCATCCAGCGCATGATGGAATCTGCTTGGGAAGAAGACGCGGATGCAGGGCTAGATCAAGCGATTGCTAAACTGCTTTTGATCGACATGTTGGAACGACAGGAAGAGGAAGAGGATGAAGATAAAGTGCAACTGCTGACGCTTCATGCCTCAAAAGGTCTTGAATACCCACACGTTTTTCTGATTGGTTGTGAAGAAGAGTTACTTCCTCATAGAAACAGTATAGAAAATGACGACATCGAAGAAGAGCGCCGCCTTGCTTATGTCGGCATTACGCGAGCCAAGCGTACTTTGTGCATTACAATGGCCTCAAAGCGCCGCCAGTTTGGCGAAGAAATGGATTGTCTACCCAGTCGTTTCTTAGATGAACTTCCACCAGAAGATCTTGTGTGGGAAGGTCGTGGCGATGAATCTGAGCAGCAAAAGAAAGAGCAGGGTAAAGCCTCGCTTTCTGCTCTTAAAGCCATGTTGAATAAGTAG
- a CDS encoding bile acid:sodium symporter family protein produces the protein MVVQLFPLWAVLLSCCAYLFPDLFVSFKSNIVPLLMVIMLSMGLTLQLDDFRKVLTNRKAVVVGVILQFLVMPISAYGIANIFGFSLELVIGMLLVGSVAGGTASNVMCYLAKGDVALSVSMTAISTLIGVVLTPLLVSAFIGQSVNVPTYSMFISLLKIVLVPVAVGVLVNTFANQLVRRVEGLLPYVSMFTIVFIIAIVVALSADKLSTIGFSVALAVILHNSLGLILGYWVTFTLGFDQKVCRTIAFEVGLQNSGLASALAIKYFTPIAALPGSLFSIWHNISGSLLAGYWSRRKEDLGKV, from the coding sequence ATGGTTGTTCAGTTATTTCCTCTTTGGGCGGTATTGTTATCGTGTTGCGCCTATCTTTTTCCAGATTTGTTTGTTTCTTTTAAATCAAACATCGTTCCTTTATTGATGGTCATCATGTTGTCGATGGGGCTGACGTTACAGCTAGATGATTTTAGAAAAGTACTAACAAACAGAAAAGCCGTCGTGGTCGGAGTGATCTTGCAATTTCTGGTCATGCCGATATCGGCGTACGGCATTGCGAATATATTTGGTTTCAGCCTTGAGCTTGTCATAGGAATGTTATTAGTCGGCAGTGTCGCAGGCGGCACGGCTTCTAATGTAATGTGTTATTTGGCGAAAGGTGACGTGGCGCTTTCGGTATCAATGACCGCTATTTCTACTCTCATAGGCGTTGTACTCACACCATTGTTAGTGTCGGCCTTTATCGGTCAAAGCGTCAATGTGCCAACATATTCGATGTTTATTAGTTTGTTAAAAATTGTCCTAGTGCCCGTTGCTGTCGGAGTATTGGTCAATACCTTTGCCAACCAACTCGTGCGTAGGGTAGAGGGGCTGCTTCCTTATGTTTCTATGTTTACCATCGTGTTCATTATTGCCATTGTGGTTGCCTTGAGTGCAGACAAGCTCTCAACGATCGGTTTCTCTGTCGCGTTAGCCGTCATACTTCATAATAGCTTAGGTCTGATACTTGGGTATTGGGTGACTTTTACATTGGGATTCGACCAAAAAGTGTGTCGTACCATTGCTTTCGAAGTCGGTCTTCAAAACTCTGGGTTAGCATCTGCATTGGCGATTAAATACTTTACTCCGATCGCTGCGTTACCAGGTTCTCTGTTTAGTATCTGGCATAATATCTCTGGCTCACTATTGGCGGGATACTGGAGTCGAAGGAAAGAAGATCTAGGAAAGGTCTGA
- a CDS encoding YifB family Mg chelatase-like AAA ATPase, giving the protein MSLATIYSRARVGVDSPLVTVETHISNGLPALNIVGLPEAAVREAKDRVRSAIQNSHFEFPTQRITINLAPADLPKEGGRYDLAIAISILLASGQLGDLQLRQYEFLGELSLAGDVRAITGLLPSAVACAKASRQLICSSGNEQEAGLVESDALHANVLTQVTSHLLGQNKLPVCQLSRNACEDVSRQLPDMADVKGQYQARRALEVAAAGGHNLLFVGPPGTGKTMLASRLPGIMPKMIEKEALEVAAVQSVSGRKMGHDWFWSQRIFRSPHHSSSAAALVGGGSIPKPGEASLAHRGVLFLDELPEFDRKVLEVLREPLENGEIHLSRARGQVSYPARFQLVAAMNASNEAYKGEQDYYQSQASQKYLKKLSAPFLDRIDLHVEVPPLPSNLLVDQNESGEPSKLIRQRVELAVSRQRTRQGVQNALLSGRKLELICNLNEGDKVFMQQALEKLKLSARAYHRVLKVALTLADLEGVDVARKHLMESLGYRKMEKLLTKAIGG; this is encoded by the coding sequence ATGAGTTTAGCCACTATTTATAGTCGCGCCCGTGTTGGCGTCGACTCACCTTTGGTAACCGTAGAAACCCATATATCCAATGGCTTACCAGCGTTAAATATTGTTGGTTTGCCAGAAGCCGCCGTGCGGGAAGCGAAAGATAGAGTACGCAGTGCGATTCAAAACAGCCATTTCGAGTTCCCAACGCAACGTATAACTATCAACTTAGCACCTGCCGATTTGCCAAAGGAAGGGGGACGATATGATCTTGCGATTGCTATTAGTATATTGCTTGCGTCAGGCCAACTTGGTGATTTGCAACTTCGTCAGTACGAGTTTCTTGGAGAGTTATCTCTAGCTGGAGACGTAAGAGCGATAACGGGCTTGTTGCCTTCTGCGGTGGCGTGTGCCAAAGCGAGTAGACAACTGATTTGCTCATCGGGCAATGAGCAAGAAGCGGGTCTTGTTGAATCCGACGCGCTTCATGCGAACGTATTGACGCAAGTGACTTCCCACCTCTTAGGGCAAAATAAGTTACCTGTTTGCCAGCTTAGTCGTAATGCATGCGAAGACGTCTCTAGGCAACTACCTGATATGGCGGATGTAAAAGGCCAATATCAAGCGCGACGAGCATTGGAAGTCGCGGCTGCAGGAGGGCACAACCTCTTGTTTGTTGGGCCTCCAGGCACGGGGAAAACAATGTTGGCGTCGCGTTTGCCCGGAATCATGCCTAAAATGATTGAGAAAGAAGCGCTTGAAGTGGCAGCGGTTCAATCTGTTTCAGGGCGAAAAATGGGCCATGATTGGTTTTGGTCGCAGCGAATTTTTCGTTCTCCCCATCACTCTAGTTCGGCCGCAGCACTGGTTGGTGGAGGATCAATTCCGAAACCCGGTGAAGCTTCTTTAGCGCATCGAGGGGTATTATTTCTTGATGAATTGCCAGAATTTGATCGTAAAGTATTAGAAGTATTACGTGAACCGTTGGAGAATGGTGAGATTCACCTTTCACGCGCTCGTGGACAAGTATCTTATCCGGCTAGGTTTCAGCTTGTGGCCGCGATGAATGCAAGTAATGAAGCCTATAAAGGTGAACAAGACTATTATCAGTCGCAAGCCAGTCAAAAGTACCTTAAAAAGCTGTCTGCTCCTTTTCTTGATCGAATTGATTTGCATGTCGAAGTTCCCCCTCTCCCTTCAAACCTGCTGGTGGATCAAAATGAATCAGGAGAACCCAGTAAGTTAATCCGACAGCGTGTCGAACTGGCAGTGTCTAGACAGCGAACTCGTCAGGGTGTCCAGAATGCACTTCTATCTGGCCGAAAGCTCGAATTGATTTGTAATCTGAATGAGGGCGATAAAGTGTTTATGCAACAAGCATTAGAAAAGCTCAAACTCTCTGCCAGAGCTTATCATCGAGTCTTGAAAGTAGCGCTGACATTGGCCGATCTTGAAGGGGTTGATGTCGCTAGGAAGCATCTAATGGAATCCTTAGGCTACCGCAAAATGGAAAAGTTATTAACCAAAGCAATCGGTGGGTAG
- a CDS encoding fibrinogen-like YCDxxxxGGGW domain-containing protein, producing MFKKALLVSAMSLSVTYSYGADIGETTINSVVKTVGISGVSDPIVITGVPSSNEADSGAVSVSNVTSSTFDISFKEWEYLDGIHSDETVPYAVWEAGRVEKADGTVWEVGSFDQAAKSKRVEFLQPFDGVPKLFITGQTSNGDTYVVRAKSVTSYGFVSVAQFFEASKNKSFDEKVGYLAIYSSEEEGQLDNGLPYDLQWKKSDNVSGKPVVNFAGKTVTLEEDSSKDTEVAHVSEVLSMMSINGNLFASDSSLYGSDPMSLRQEPEKLEFLSSCKALIDNDSTLPSGYYSIDPDGVGGIAEFTTYCNMEFKGGGWTLVSKRRSSIGDPTDAITSDSVSQYLRDSQWIELRGQASELLAVQDVESDIPTKYATGDISTLLAANCVPLGDSLSQVKLIHHESSGCSGNGSDYSGLGSTKNNMVSFLWGYNKSLWSHNPASNYHSSSENIDIYVR from the coding sequence ATGTTTAAAAAAGCACTGTTAGTATCTGCTATGTCATTATCAGTTACCTATTCATATGGGGCTGATATAGGTGAAACTACTATAAACTCTGTTGTAAAGACGGTGGGTATTTCAGGTGTCTCTGACCCTATTGTTATAACAGGCGTTCCCTCTTCTAACGAAGCGGATAGTGGAGCAGTTAGTGTCTCAAATGTGACAAGTTCCACGTTCGACATTAGCTTTAAAGAGTGGGAGTACCTCGACGGTATACATAGTGATGAAACGGTACCTTATGCTGTTTGGGAGGCTGGTAGAGTTGAAAAAGCCGATGGTACTGTATGGGAAGTTGGTTCTTTTGATCAGGCTGCGAAATCTAAGCGAGTGGAATTTTTACAGCCTTTCGATGGCGTGCCTAAGCTCTTTATTACTGGACAGACGAGCAATGGCGATACCTATGTTGTCCGTGCAAAAAGTGTTACATCTTATGGTTTTGTCTCCGTTGCTCAGTTCTTTGAGGCTTCTAAAAATAAATCTTTTGATGAAAAAGTGGGTTATCTAGCAATATATTCAAGCGAAGAGGAAGGGCAGCTTGATAACGGATTGCCTTATGACTTGCAGTGGAAAAAATCGGATAACGTTTCTGGTAAGCCTGTGGTTAATTTCGCAGGTAAAACAGTGACACTTGAAGAGGACAGCTCTAAGGACACTGAGGTAGCTCACGTAAGTGAAGTGCTTTCTATGATGAGTATAAATGGAAATCTCTTTGCTAGTGATAGCAGTTTATATGGTAGTGATCCGATGAGCCTGAGGCAAGAGCCGGAAAAACTTGAGTTCCTTTCGAGCTGTAAGGCTTTAATAGATAACGATTCAACTTTACCTAGTGGTTACTATTCCATTGATCCTGATGGAGTTGGTGGTATTGCAGAGTTTACGACGTATTGCAATATGGAATTTAAAGGAGGTGGTTGGACATTAGTATCTAAGCGACGTTCGTCAATTGGCGATCCAACGGATGCTATCACATCAGATTCGGTTAGCCAGTACCTTCGAGATTCTCAATGGATTGAGCTTAGAGGGCAGGCCTCTGAGTTGTTAGCCGTGCAAGATGTTGAGTCAGATATTCCTACGAAATATGCAACTGGCGATATTTCAACATTACTTGCGGCCAATTGTGTACCTCTTGGAGACTCTTTATCTCAGGTTAAGTTAATTCATCATGAATCGTCTGGGTGCTCTGGAAATGGTTCTGATTATTCAGGTTTAGGCTCTACTAAGAACAATATGGTGTCGTTCTTGTGGGGCTACAATAAGAGTTTATGGTCTCATAACCCCGCATCTAACTATCACTCAAGTAGTGAAAATATAGACATTTACGTTCGCTAA
- a CDS encoding accessory factor UbiK family protein — protein MLDQFVKQMGAGLEQAAATLGKLPAEEIQQQLHQVAKDTLTKMDLVTREEFEVQADMLAKYRKRLLELEARLEELEKTES, from the coding sequence ATGCTAGACCAATTTGTGAAACAAATGGGAGCTGGGCTAGAGCAAGCCGCAGCGACGTTAGGTAAATTGCCAGCAGAAGAAATCCAACAGCAACTGCATCAAGTAGCAAAAGACACGCTTACGAAAATGGACTTGGTTACAAGAGAGGAATTTGAAGTTCAGGCTGATATGCTGGCTAAATACCGAAAACGTCTTTTAGAACTTGAAGCGCGTTTAGAAGAGCTTGAGAAAACTGAATCTTAA
- the glnK gene encoding P-II family nitrogen regulator: MKLITAIIKPFKLDDVREALSEIGVQGITVTEVKGFGRQKGHTELYRGAEYVVDFLPKVKIELAIADDMADQVVEAISSAANTGKIGDGKIFIVNLEQAVRIRTGETGEDAV, translated from the coding sequence ATGAAGCTTATTACTGCCATCATCAAGCCTTTCAAACTAGATGATGTTCGCGAAGCCCTATCTGAAATCGGTGTTCAAGGTATCACTGTTACAGAAGTAAAGGGATTCGGACGTCAAAAGGGCCACACAGAACTCTACCGAGGTGCAGAGTATGTCGTAGATTTCCTACCTAAAGTGAAGATCGAACTTGCGATCGCCGATGACATGGCGGACCAAGTTGTCGAAGCGATATCAAGCGCTGCGAACACTGGGAAAATTGGCGACGGTAAAATCTTTATCGTTAATCTAGAACAAGCGGTTCGTATTCGTACCGGAGAGACTGGGGAAGACGCGGTTTAA